TACCGACATGCATCTGTACGGTTACATCAAAAAACAAACTCACGGAAAATATTTTATTTTTAGAAATTATTTTGCCCTGGGCACTTCACAGCTCATCGATACTATTTTGTTTAGCTACTTGGGACTCTATGGCATTGTGGCAAACATTGGGCACATCATCACGATGAGTTATAGTATCAAAATAATTGCCATTTTAATGACAACACCATTTCTATTGATTGCTAAAAAAGCGGTTAACCTAAGAGAAAAGAATTAACGATAAAACTTTCAGCACATGGATCCCCGTGTTACTCCTACGATAAAGCTACGGCGCACAGGCGAGCACGCGTGTCCGTCGACGCCTGGGCGAAGTCGGAAGGACGAAGAGATGTGGAAAGAAGGTTATTTGGTAGCGGTAACTAAAACAACAAACATCTATTATAAAAAACTATTTTTTATAAAGTTTCCAAGATAGGAAGCATTTGACGTGTTTTACGAGAATGATCCAAAAGCGCGTTAATAATTTCATCCAAATCTCCCTGCATCACAAAATCTAAAGATTTTACTGACAAGTCAACTTGATGATCAGTTACGCGGTTTTGAGGATAATTGTAGGTTCTGATTTTCTCTGAACGCTCTCCAGTTCCAATTTGTTCTTTTCGAGCCAGAGACTCTTTCGATTTTTGTACCTCTTGAGCATGAGCAAGCAAGCGAGAACGTAACATTTTTAAAGCTTTTGCTTTATTTTTATGTTGAGATCGTTCTTCTTGGCAAGCAACAGCAACACCAGTTGGTATGTGTGTTACACGAACCGCAGAATCGGTTGTGTTAACGTGCTGACCACCAGCACCACCTGAACGATACACATCAACTCGAAGATCTGAATCATTCAATTGCACATCAACATCTTCAGCCTCTGGTAGCACTGCTACGGTTGCCGTTGATGTATGCACGCGCCCAGCTGTTTCTGTTGCAGGAACTCGCTGAACTCGGTGAACACCAGATTCCATTTTCAACGTACCGTAAATATTTTTGCCTTTGATATGAACAATAACCTCTTTCAGCCCACCCAAGTCAGTTACACTTTGCTCGGTGATCTCAGTTTTCCAACCGCGCTTTTCAGCATACAAAAGATACATCTTAAGCAAATCACCCACAAACAAAGCAGCTTCTTGACCGCCTGTTCCTGCGCGAATCTCAAGATATGCACTTCTGGTGCTTAACTCGTCGGCAGTGTACATGAGATCTTCTAGCTCTTTTTCTTGAATAGCTATTTGAGATTTTAAATCTTGAATTTCTTGATTAAACAATGAAACAAGCTCAACATCTTGTTCTTGTTGAGCTTGTTTTTCTGTTTCTTGTAAAGAAGCCCGAGTCTTCTCGAGTTCTTTGTGACCATTGAGGATATCTGAAACGTTTGATAAGTTTCGTTGGACCTCAGCACGATCTTTTGATGTTACATTTCCTGAAGAAACCTGGTCTTCTAATCTTTTATGTAAAGCTTCTAACTGGTCCCATTTAGTAAACACAAATTTTCCAAGAATGTAATAAGAAATCGATTATTTCGCAAATTTCTTTCTGAATTTTTCAATTCGACCAGCTGTATCAACAAATCTTTGCTGACCAGTAAAAAATGGATGACATTTTGAGCAAAGTGTTGATCGAATTTCTTTTTTTGTCGATCTTGTAATGAATGAGTGTTCGCAGGTGCATTTTACATCTACTGCAAATAACTCTGGATGTATGCCTTGTTTCATAGAATAATACCTTTATCTTACCAAATTTATACATTTTCAGTATGAACGAATTACGTCATTTTGTCAAAAAACTCTTCAAAAAACGCGTTTTTTAACCAATATCGCTCAATGGCATTCGCCCACAACGTTTTATCTTTATACTTTGACACCAAGTTTAGCCTGTTTCAGAAGCTCACCTAAGATGTATAAGTCACTCCCAAACCATTGCTTTTAAAGGTTTTTCTTTAGCATCCTAACCATAGGGATCTAATATTTCTTATGCCAAATGGGGATTTTTATGATGAAAAATAAATTAATGTTATTTGCTTTACTAACAGGTTCGTATGTCTTTACTAAAAAGCATGACGCTATACAAGATTGTTTTCCTAATGCATCATCAATTCAGATTTTTAATAATGCATCTGATCCTAACAAACCGCTAAAACACGTAATTGACGCATATACCCTGCAAAGGACATACTTTACAATAAAAAGACATTTTCAGAAAGAACCAAAGCATAACGCTGAGTCTGTAATCATTTTTCCAAATAATCAAAATGCAGAAATACTTTCGATTATAATTAGCAATAAAGACGACAAGAACAATGAGTCTTTTACAATATTTTACGAGCAGTAAAGATAATGGCCGCATTGTAAATAAACAATGCGGCCATTATTAAAATCAAATTTACTAAAAATTATCTACGGTTTAGATCTTTTTTACGCAAACGAACTGATACAGGAGTAACCTCGATCAATTCATCAGGTCTGATCCATTCCATACATTGTTCAAGCGTCATAAGCTTTGTAGGTGGTAATTTTACCGCATCATCCGTACCAGAAGCACGCATGTTCGTTAATTTTTTACCTTTACAAGGATTAACGTCTAAATCAGTGTCACGTGAATGCTCACCAATGATCTGACCTTCGTAAACTTTATCAGCAGGCTGTACAAAAAGAACACCACGATCTTGCAAAGTATCAAGAGCATAAGCTGTAACTTGACCAGATTCCATAGATACCAAGGCACCCTTCAAACGCTTCTGGATTTCGCCTTTACATGGTCTATAACCAATGAAACTGATGTTGATAATACCACTACCACGAGTATCAATTAAAAACTGAGAACGGAAACCTAAAAGACCTTGTGATGGCATTTCAAATTCCATGCGAACTCGACCATCATGCAACGGCTTCATGTTAACTAATTCAGCTTTTCTTTGGCCCAAGTTTTCAATTACAGAACCACGATATTGTTCTTCAACATCGATAGTCACGTGCTCAAACGGTTCTTGTTTAACACCATCAACCATTTTGTAAATAACTTCAGGCGCTGAAACTTGCAGCTCAAAGCCTTCACGACGCATTGTTTCAATCAAGATACCCAAGTGCAATTGTCCACGACCAGAAACCTTGAAAACCTCTGGAGAATCGGTACCTTCAACGCGAAGCGCTACGTTTTTTTTCAATTCACGGTCAAGACGTTCTCTGATGTGACGAGAAGTCAGTAATTTTCCTTCTTTTGCGTTAAACGGAGAATCGTTAACGGAAAAGTACATAATAAGTGTTGGCTCATCAACTTTAACATACGCATGAGGAGCTGGCTTACCAACGTTGCATAACGTTGCTCCAAGCTCAGGTTGCGTTGTAAAACCGGCTACACAGACAATGTCTCCGTAGCTTGATTCTTGAACTTCAATTTTTTCAACACCCAAAAACTGCCACATTTTAGTGATACGAGTTGGCTGTCCAACTTTGTCATCTTTACACATGACGACTTGGTCGCCAACTTTTAAAGAACCACTAAAGATACGACCAACAGCAAGCGCCCCAAGGAAATCAGAATGATCTAAGTTGGTAATCAAAAGCTGTAATGAATCAACTTTTGGTGTTGGGCTTGGAATAGTTTGAATGATGGTATCTAAAAGAGGTATAAGTGTATCTGATTGGACTTTTAAATCAGTTGTCATAAATCCAAGTCTTGATGAACCGTACAACGTTGGAAACTCTAATTGAGATTCATCAGTTACTAAATCAAGAAAAAGATCATAAATTTGTTGTTCTGTATGCTCAATTTGAGCGTCTTTACGATCAATTTTATTAATAACAACGATCGGTCTTAATCCAAGACCAAGCGCTTTTTGAAGCACGAAACGAGTACCAGGAAGTACACCTTCTGCAGCATCAACTAAGAGCAAGAACCCTTCAACCATTTGTAGTGTACGCTCAACTTCTCCACCAAAGTCAGCGTGACCCGGAGTATCAACGATGTTGATTTTATAATCTTTATATAAAATACCGGTGTTTTTCGCAAGAATGGTAATTCCGCGTTCTTTTTCGATAGACCCTGAGTCCATGACTCGATCTTTAGCGTCAACAATCGTTCCTGATTGTTTAAGCAGTTGATCAACTAAGGTCGTTTTTCCGTGATCCACGTGAGCGATAATGGCAATGTTACAAATTTTAGGGTTGTTTGACATAATAAATTCTTTAATTTTTTTGGAATAATGAGCATTACAACATTCTCATACTATCAAAAGCAGACCTTCTTGTCCATGCAAGGGCACACAAACCCCTCAACTTTAAGCATTTTTACCAAATTACGCCCGAAAGACCGATGAAAGCGTCCATAGGCCAAAGCCAAATATCCCAGCAGATGATGCACGCGCAAACCATTGCAACACAGAGAGTGAAAAATCTTTTCGCAAAACAACAAGAACTAAGCACCATGAAAACCACCAAGTTGCTGATCCTAAAAAGAGCCCTACTACAAAACTGACGGCATCCTTCATAATTGAAAAATCAACAACAAGACCAACAGATAATGCCATAAAATCTATAATCGATACCGGGTCAACAAGAGCAAGAAAAAAAACTGAAAAAAAAGCTTCTATTACATCACTACTTTTGCCGTGGTGCGCATGCAAAGAAATTTTACTAAAAAGCCTTTTAATGCCCAAGAAGCATAAAAATAACCCTGCTACCACTTTCAACATTATTGAGTGATCTGACAGTAAAGAGTGTCCAGCTTGCAGCCCAAGCACCACAAGCACGGCACAGGTAGCATCCGCCATCGCTGCAGCAAGCGCAGAAGCCATGGCAACCCAAGCTCTGCCAGTCATCATATTTTGCAAACACAGCGCTCCACTAATTCCAATGGAAGTTGCAACGGTAAATCCTATAACAAAACCCTGAATCCAAAACGAACCATCCATTCTATTTCCTTTTTTTAAAAATACTTC
This DNA window, taken from Candidatus Babeliales bacterium, encodes the following:
- the rpmE gene encoding 50S ribosomal protein L31, giving the protein MKQGIHPELFAVDVKCTCEHSFITRSTKKEIRSTLCSKCHPFFTGQQRFVDTAGRIEKFRKKFAK
- the prfA gene encoding peptide chain release factor 1 translates to MFTKWDQLEALHKRLEDQVSSGNVTSKDRAEVQRNLSNVSDILNGHKELEKTRASLQETEKQAQQEQDVELVSLFNQEIQDLKSQIAIQEKELEDLMYTADELSTRSAYLEIRAGTGGQEAALFVGDLLKMYLLYAEKRGWKTEITEQSVTDLGGLKEVIVHIKGKNIYGTLKMESGVHRVQRVPATETAGRVHTSTATVAVLPEAEDVDVQLNDSDLRVDVYRSGGAGGQHVNTTDSAVRVTHIPTGVAVACQEERSQHKNKAKALKMLRSRLLAHAQEVQKSKESLARKEQIGTGERSEKIRTYNYPQNRVTDHQVDLSVKSLDFVMQGDLDEIINALLDHSRKTRQMLPILETL
- the typA gene encoding translational GTPase TypA — its product is MSNNPKICNIAIIAHVDHGKTTLVDQLLKQSGTIVDAKDRVMDSGSIEKERGITILAKNTGILYKDYKINIVDTPGHADFGGEVERTLQMVEGFLLLVDAAEGVLPGTRFVLQKALGLGLRPIVVINKIDRKDAQIEHTEQQIYDLFLDLVTDESQLEFPTLYGSSRLGFMTTDLKVQSDTLIPLLDTIIQTIPSPTPKVDSLQLLITNLDHSDFLGALAVGRIFSGSLKVGDQVVMCKDDKVGQPTRITKMWQFLGVEKIEVQESSYGDIVCVAGFTTQPELGATLCNVGKPAPHAYVKVDEPTLIMYFSVNDSPFNAKEGKLLTSRHIRERLDRELKKNVALRVEGTDSPEVFKVSGRGQLHLGILIETMRREGFELQVSAPEVIYKMVDGVKQEPFEHVTIDVEEQYRGSVIENLGQRKAELVNMKPLHDGRVRMEFEMPSQGLLGFRSQFLIDTRGSGIINISFIGYRPCKGEIQKRLKGALVSMESGQVTAYALDTLQDRGVLFVQPADKVYEGQIIGEHSRDTDLDVNPCKGKKLTNMRASGTDDAVKLPPTKLMTLEQCMEWIRPDELIEVTPVSVRLRKKDLNRR
- a CDS encoding LysE family transporter, with protein sequence MDGSFWIQGFVIGFTVATSIGISGALCLQNMMTGRAWVAMASALAAAMADATCAVLVVLGLQAGHSLLSDHSIMLKVVAGLFLCFLGIKRLFSKISLHAHHGKSSDVIEAFFSVFFLALVDPVSIIDFMALSVGLVVDFSIMKDAVSFVVGLFLGSATWWFSWCLVLVVLRKDFSLSVLQWFARASSAGIFGFGLWTLSSVFRA